A region of Oryctolagus cuniculus chromosome 3, mOryCun1.1, whole genome shotgun sequence DNA encodes the following proteins:
- the DHRS9 gene encoding dehydrogenase/reductase SDR family member 9, protein MLIWVLALLLLCGFLWNYKGKLKIADITNKYIFITGCDSGFGNLAARTFDEKGFHVIAACLTESGSTALKAKTSERLHTVILDITDAESVKRTAQWVKNQVGEKGLWGLINNAGVLGMLAPSDWLTVEDYREPFEVNLFGLINVTLNMLPLVKKAHGRIVNVSSVGGRISISGGGYSPSKYAVEAFNDSLRRDMKAFGVHVSCIEPGMFKTQLSESSKITERQLAIWKQLSPDIKQQYGESYIEKRMAKLKFTSAFRNLDLSLVIQCMEHALTSLSPKTHYAAGKDAKTFWIPLSYMPAVLQDFLLLKRDAKLANPKAV, encoded by the exons ATGCTCATTTGGGTGTTAGCTCTCCTGCTCCTCTGTGGCTTTCTGTGGAATTACAAAGGAAAACTAAAGATTGCAGACATCACCAATAAGTATATTTTCATCACCGGGTGTGATTCGGGCTTTGGAAATTTGGCAGCCAGAACGTTTGATGAAAAAGGATTTCATGTAATTGCTGCCTGTCTGACTGAATCAGGATCAACAGCTTTAAAGGCAAAAACCTCAGAGAGACTTCACACCGTGATTCTGGATATAACTGATGCAGAGAGCGTCAAAAGGACTGCCCAGTGGGTGAAGAACCAAGTTGGGGAAAAAG GTCTTTGGGGTCTGATCAATAATGCTGGTGTCCTTGGGATGCTGGCTCCCAGTGACTGGCTGACAGTGGAGGACTACAgagaaccttttgaagtgaacCTGTTTGGGCTCATCAATGTGACATTAAATATGCTTCCCTTGGTCAAAAAAGCTCATGGGAGGATTGTCAATGTCTCCAGCGTTGGGGGTCGGATTTCAATTTCTGGTGGGGGCTATAGTCCCTCCAAATATGCAGTGGAAGCCTTCAACGACAGCTTAAG GCGGGACATGAAAGCTTTTGGTGTGCATGTCTCATGCATCGAACCAGGAATGTTCAAAACCCAATTGTCAGAATCATCCAAGATAACTGAAAGACAACTCGCCATTTGGAAGCAGCTCTCTCCAGACATCAAACAACAGTATGGAGAAAGTTACATTGAAAAAC GTATGGCCAAACTGAAGTTCACTTCAGCATTTAGGAATCTGGACCTCTCCTTGGTGATACAGTGCATGGAGCATGCTCTGACAAGTCTCTCCCCTAAGACTCACTATGCTGCTGGAAAAGATGCCAAGACTTTCTGGATCCCTCTGTCTTACATGCCAGCAGTTTTGCAAGACTTTTTATTGCTGAAACGGGATGCAAAGCTGGCTAATCCCAAGGCAGTGTGA